Proteins encoded together in one Helicobacter pylori window:
- the recG gene encoding ATP-dependent DNA helicase RecG: MQETDDLLKTLNVKSLLEALLVYTPKGYKDLNLLERFETGLSGVLEVGILEKRNYAKVLKIFAYSKRFYKNLELVFFNYSMFHYNQFKTGESLFIYGKLEQSSFNQAYIINTPKILTEFGKISLIFKKVKNHKKIQENLQKLISLENLKKEGVKENIARLLLEIFFPTPHFVKDFETNKNFPSQHLNALKYIEMLFYMKNLEHKKLQFSAKIACPNNSERLDNFIASLPFKLTHDQQNAIKEIQNDLTSPIACKRLIIGDVGCGKTMVILASMVLAYPNKTLLMAPTSILAKQLYNEALKFLPPYFEVELLLGGSRKKRSNHLFEKITHVVIGTQALLFDKRDLNEFALVITDEQHRFGTKQRYQLEKMASSKGNKPHSLQFSATPIPRTLALAKSAFVKTTMIREIPYPKEIETLVLHKRDFKIVMEKISEEIAKNHQVIVVYPLVNESEKIPYLSLNEGASFWQKRFKNVYTTSGQDKNKEEVIEEFRELGSILLATTLIEVGISLPRLSVMVILAPERLGLATLHQLRGRVSRNGLKGYCFLCTIQEENERLEKFADELDGFKIAELDLEYRKSGDLLQGGEQSGNSFEYIDLAKDENIIAEVKRDFLRSVSRGTFEN, from the coding sequence TTGCAAGAAACAGATGATTTATTAAAAACATTGAATGTGAAATCGCTTTTAGAAGCTTTGCTTGTTTATACGCCCAAAGGCTATAAAGATTTGAATTTATTAGAGCGTTTTGAAACGGGCTTGAGCGGCGTTTTAGAAGTGGGTATTTTAGAGAAAAGAAACTACGCCAAAGTTTTAAAGATTTTTGCCTATTCCAAACGATTTTACAAAAATTTAGAGCTTGTTTTTTTCAATTACAGCATGTTCCATTATAACCAATTTAAAACCGGCGAGAGTTTGTTTATTTATGGTAAATTAGAGCAAAGCTCTTTTAATCAAGCTTATATCATTAACACGCCTAAAATCCTTACCGAATTTGGAAAAATTTCTTTAATTTTTAAAAAAGTTAAAAATCATAAAAAAATACAAGAAAATTTACAAAAACTCATTTCATTAGAAAATTTAAAAAAGGAAGGCGTTAAAGAAAATATCGCGCGTTTGTTGTTAGAAATCTTTTTCCCCACGCCGCATTTTGTCAAGGATTTTGAAACGAATAAAAATTTCCCTTCACAACATTTAAATGCATTAAAATACATTGAAATGCTTTTTTATATGAAAAATTTAGAGCACAAAAAATTGCAATTCAGTGCTAAAATCGCATGCCCCAATAACAGCGAACGCTTGGATAATTTCATCGCTTCTTTACCCTTTAAACTCACGCACGATCAACAAAACGCCATTAAAGAAATCCAAAACGATCTCACCAGCCCCATAGCGTGCAAGCGTTTGATTATAGGCGATGTGGGGTGCGGGAAAACGATGGTGATTTTAGCGAGCATGGTATTAGCTTACCCTAATAAAACCCTTTTAATGGCGCCCACTTCCATTCTCGCTAAACAGCTTTATAACGAAGCTTTAAAATTTTTACCCCCTTATTTTGAAGTGGAATTACTGCTTGGCGGGAGCCGCAAGAAGCGATCCAATCATTTGTTTGAAAAAATCACGCATGTGGTTATAGGCACGCAAGCTTTATTATTTGATAAGCGCGATTTGAATGAATTCGCACTAGTAATCACTGATGAACAGCATAGATTTGGCACCAAGCAGCGCTACCAATTAGAAAAAATGGCGAGCAGTAAGGGCAATAAACCCCATTCTTTGCAATTTTCCGCTACCCCCATTCCTCGCACTCTGGCTTTAGCCAAAAGCGCGTTTGTGAAAACGACCATGATTAGAGAAATCCCTTATCCTAAAGAAATTGAAACTTTAGTTTTGCATAAAAGAGATTTTAAAATAGTGATGGAAAAAATCAGCGAAGAAATCGCTAAAAACCACCAAGTCATTGTCGTTTATCCGCTGGTGAATGAAAGCGAAAAAATCCCGTATTTATCGCTCAATGAGGGGGCGAGTTTTTGGCAAAAACGCTTTAAAAACGTTTATACCACTTCAGGGCAAGATAAAAATAAAGAAGAAGTGATTGAAGAATTTAGAGAGTTAGGGAGCATTCTTTTAGCGACTACGCTCATTGAGGTGGGCATTTCTTTACCACGATTGAGCGTGATGGTGATTTTAGCGCCTGAAAGGTTAGGCTTAGCGACTTTGCACCAGTTAAGGGGGCGCGTATCTCGTAACGGCTTGAAAGGCTATTGTTTTTTATGCACGATCCAAGAAGAAAACGAACGATTAGAAAAATTTGCTGACGAATTGGACGGCTTTAAAATCGCTGAATTGGATTTAGAATACAGAAAAAGCGGGGACTTACTCCAGGGCGGGGAACAGAGCGGGAATAGTTTTGAATACATTGACTTAGCCAAAGATGAAAACATTATCGCTGAAGTGAAACGGGATTTTTTGAGAAGCGTTTCACGGGGAACATTTGAAAATTAA
- a CDS encoding competence protein: MKKTLCLSFFLTFSNPLQALVIELLEEIKTSPHKGTFKAKVLDSKEPRQVLGVYNISPHKKLTLTITHISTAIVYQPLDEKLSLETTLNPNRPTIPRNTQIVFSSKELKESHQMPSLNAPIQKPQNKPTSSQQSPQNFPYPESKLGSKNPKNSLLQPLATSNKISPTNEVKTPTNDTKPPLKHSSEDQENNFFVTPPTEKTLPNNTPNADINEHNESNENRDNAEKQAIRDPNVREFACGKWVYDDENLQAYRPSILKRVDEDKQTATDITPCDYSNAENKSGKITTPYTKISVHKTEPLEEPQTFEAKNNFTILQARSSTEKCKRARTRKDGTTRQCYLIEEPLKQAWESEYEITTQLVKAIYERPKQDDQVEPTFYETSELAYSSTRKSEITRNELNLNEKFMEFVEVYEGHYLNDIVKESSEYKEWVKNHVRFKEGVCMVLEIEEQPRAKSTPLSIENSRVVCVKKGNYLFNEV, from the coding sequence ATGAAAAAAACCCTTTGTCTGTCTTTCTTTCTGACTTTCTCTAATCCTCTTCAAGCCCTTGTGATCGAGCTTTTAGAAGAGATCAAAACTTCGCCGCATAAAGGCACTTTTAAGGCTAAAGTCCTTGATTCTAAAGAACCAAGACAAGTTTTAGGCGTTTATAATATCTCCCCACACAAAAAACTCACGCTCACTATCACCCACATATCCACTGCAATTGTCTATCAACCCCTTGATGAAAAACTTTCTTTAGAAACGACCTTAAACCCTAACCGCCCTACTATCCCCAGAAACACCCAAATTGTCTTTTCCTCAAAAGAATTGAAAGAGTCGCACCAAATGCCTTCTTTAAACGCACCCATACAAAAACCACAAAACAAACCCACTTCATCGCAACAATCTCCTCAAAACTTTCCTTACCCAGAGTCCAAACTAGGCTCTAAAAACCCTAAAAACAGCCTTTTACAGCCTTTAGCCACTTCTAATAAAATAAGCCCTACTAATGAAGTTAAAACGCCAACAAACGACACTAAACCCCCTTTAAAGCATTCTTCAGAAGATCAAGAAAACAACTTTTTTGTAACGCCACCCACTGAAAAAACGCTCCCTAACAACACCCCTAACGCTGATATTAATGAACACAATGAAAGCAATGAGAATAGGGATAATGCGGAAAAACAAGCCATTAGAGATCCTAATGTTAGAGAATTTGCATGCGGGAAGTGGGTCTATGATGATGAAAATTTACAAGCCTATCGCCCAAGCATTTTAAAACGCGTTGATGAAGACAAACAGACTGCGACAGACATTACCCCTTGCGACTACAGCAACGCTGAAAATAAAAGCGGTAAAATCACTACCCCCTATACTAAAATCTCTGTCCATAAAACAGAGCCTTTAGAAGAGCCGCAAACTTTTGAAGCTAAAAACAATTTTACCATCCTCCAAGCTAGAAGCTCTACAGAAAAATGCAAAAGGGCCAGAACACGAAAAGACGGCACGACTAGGCAATGCTATCTGATAGAAGAGCCCTTAAAACAAGCGTGGGAGAGCGAGTATGAAATCACCACGCAATTAGTGAAAGCTATTTATGAGCGCCCCAAACAAGACGATCAAGTAGAGCCGACTTTCTATGAAACCAGCGAACTAGCTTATTCTTCCACACGAAAAAGCGAAATAACGCGCAATGAATTGAATTTGAATGAAAAGTTCATGGAATTTGTGGAAGTGTATGAGGGACATTATTTAAACGATATAGTCAAAGAAAGCAGTGAATACAAAGAATGGGTTAAAAACCATGTGCGCTTTAAAGAAGGGGTGTGCATGGTTTTAGAAATAGAAGAGCAACCACGAGCCAAAAGCACGCCTTTGAGTATTGAAAACTCTCGTGTTGTTTGTGTCAAAAAGGGGAATTATTTATTCAATGAAGTTTGA
- the dnaA gene encoding chromosomal replication initiator protein DnaA gives MDTNNNIEKEILALVKQNPKVSLIEYENYFSQLKYNPNASKSDIAFFYAPNRVLCTTITAKYGALLKEILSQNKVGMHLAHSVDVRIEVAPKIQINAQPSINYKAIKTSVKDSYTFENFVVGSCNNTVYEIAKKVAQSDTPPYNPVLFYGGTGLGKTHILNAIGNHALEKHKKVVLVTSEDFLTDFLKHLDNKTMDSFKAKYRHCDFFLLDDAQFLQGKPKLEEEFFHTFNELHANSKQIVLISDRSPKNIAGLEDRLKSRFEWGITAKVMPPDLETKLSIVKQKCQLNQITLPEEVMEYIAQHISDNIRQMEGAIIKISVNANLMNAPIDLNLAKTVLEDLQKDHAEGSSLENILLAVAQSLNLKSSEIKVSSRQKNVALARKLVVYFARLYTPNPTLSLAQFLDLKDHSSISKMYSSVKKMLEEEKSPFILSLREEIKNRLNELNDKKTAFNLSE, from the coding sequence ATGGATACCAACAACAATATTGAAAAAGAAATCTTGGCGCTAGTCAAACAAAATCCTAAAGTTAGCCTCATAGAGTATGAAAATTACTTTAGCCAACTCAAATACAACCCTAACGCGAGCAAGAGCGATATTGCCTTTTTTTATGCCCCTAATAGGGTCTTATGCACCACGATTACGGCTAAATACGGCGCGTTGCTTAAAGAAATTTTAAGCCAGAATAAAGTCGGCATGCATTTAGCCCATAGCGTGGATGTGCGTATTGAAGTGGCGCCTAAAATCCAAATTAACGCTCAACCTAGTATCAATTACAAAGCCATAAAAACGAGCGTCAAAGACTCTTACACTTTTGAAAATTTTGTCGTAGGCTCATGCAATAACACCGTTTATGAAATCGCTAAAAAAGTCGCCCAAAGCGATACGCCCCCTTATAACCCGGTGCTTTTTTATGGCGGCACAGGGTTAGGCAAAACGCACATTTTAAACGCTATCGGTAACCATGCCCTAGAAAAGCATAAAAAAGTCGTGTTAGTCACTTCAGAAGATTTTTTGACAGACTTTTTAAAGCATTTAGACAACAAAACCATGGATTCTTTTAAAGCAAAATACCGCCATTGCGACTTTTTCTTGTTAGATGACGCTCAATTTTTGCAAGGAAAACCCAAACTAGAAGAAGAATTTTTCCACACCTTTAACGAATTACACGCCAACAGCAAACAAATCGTATTGATTTCAGACCGATCGCCTAAAAACATCGCTGGCTTAGAAGATCGCTTAAAATCGCGCTTTGAATGGGGGATAACCGCTAAAGTCATGCCCCCTGATTTAGAAACCAAACTTTCCATTGTCAAACAAAAATGCCAACTCAATCAAATCACTTTGCCTGAAGAAGTGATGGAATACATCGCCCAACACATCAGCGACAATATCCGCCAAATGGAAGGCGCGATCATTAAAATCAGCGTGAACGCGAACTTAATGAACGCTCCCATTGATTTGAACCTCGCTAAAACCGTTTTAGAAGATTTGCAAAAAGATCATGCTGAAGGCTCAAGCTTGGAAAATATCTTACTCGCTGTCGCGCAAAGCTTAAATCTCAAATCCAGTGAAATCAAAGTCTCTTCGCGCCAAAAAAATGTCGCTTTGGCGAGAAAATTAGTCGTGTATTTCGCCAGGCTTTATACCCCTAACCCCACGCTTTCGCTCGCTCAATTTTTGGATTTAAAGGATCATTCAAGCATTTCTAAAATGTATTCTAGCGTTAAAAAAATGCTTGAAGAAGAAAAAAGCCCTTTTATTTTAAGCCTTAGAGAAGAAATCAAAAACCGCCTGAACGAATTGAACGACAAAAAAACCGCTTTCAATTTGAGTGAATGA
- a CDS encoding outer membrane protein, with protein sequence MKFFSKDLFKKVTPLFLSVCFLSPTLTQAKSRFYVASQYQVGKMIMKKYNDLKRTIEGASFSLGWEINPTNYWFYSRYYFFMDYGNVILNKRTGAQANMFTYGFGGDLIVEYNKNPLYVFSLFYGMQVAENTWTISKHSANFIIDDWRSIQGFSLKTSNFRMLGLVGFKFQTVLFNHDASIEVGIKWPFAFEYDSPFVRLFSVFISHTFYL encoded by the coding sequence GTGAAATTTTTTTCAAAGGATTTATTTAAAAAAGTAACCCCTTTATTTTTAAGCGTTTGTTTTTTAAGTCCTACCCTTACGCAAGCCAAAAGCCGTTTTTATGTGGCTTCTCAATATCAGGTAGGCAAAATGATCATGAAAAAATACAACGATCTCAAACGCACGATTGAAGGGGCGAGCTTTTCTTTAGGCTGGGAGATTAACCCCACTAATTACTGGTTTTATTCGCGCTATTACTTTTTTATGGATTACGGGAATGTCATTCTCAATAAAAGAACGGGCGCTCAAGCGAACATGTTCACTTACGGCTTTGGAGGGGATTTGATCGTGGAATACAATAAAAACCCCTTGTATGTTTTTTCCCTTTTTTATGGCATGCAAGTTGCCGAAAACACATGGACGATTTCCAAACACAGCGCGAATTTTATCATTGACGATTGGCGTAGCATTCAAGGGTTTTCGCTCAAAACTTCCAATTTCAGAATGTTGGGTTTAGTGGGGTTTAAATTCCAAACCGTGCTATTCAACCATGACGCTAGTATTGAAGTGGGGATCAAATGGCCTTTTGCTTTTGAATACGACTCACCCTTTGTAAGGCTTTTTTCTGTCTTTATTTCGCACACTTTCTACCTTTAA
- a CDS encoding exodeoxyribonuclease III gives MKLISWNVNGLRACMTKGFMDFFNSVDADIFCIQESKMQQEQNTFEFKGYFDFWNCAIKKGYSGVVTFTKKEPLSVSYGINIEEHDKEGRVVTCEFESFYLVNVYVPNSQQALSRLSYRMSWEVEFRKFLKALELKKPVIVCGDLNVAHNEIDLENPKTNRKNAGFSDEERGKFSELLNAGFIDTFRYFYPNKEKAYTWWSYMQQARDKDIGWRIDYFLCSNPLKTRLKDALIYKDILGSDHCPVGLELV, from the coding sequence ATGAAATTGATTTCATGGAATGTGAACGGATTAAGAGCTTGCATGACTAAGGGCTTTATGGATTTTTTCAATAGCGTTGATGCGGATATTTTTTGCATTCAAGAATCTAAAATGCAGCAAGAACAAAACACCTTTGAATTTAAAGGGTATTTTGATTTTTGGAATTGCGCGATTAAAAAGGGCTATTCTGGGGTGGTAACTTTCACTAAAAAAGAGCCTTTAAGCGTGAGCTATGGTATCAATATAGAAGAGCATGACAAAGAAGGGCGCGTGGTAACTTGCGAATTTGAGTCGTTTTATTTAGTGAATGTTTATGTCCCTAATTCCCAACAAGCCCTATCTAGGCTTAGTTATCGCATGAGTTGGGAAGTGGAATTTAGAAAATTTTTAAAAGCTTTAGAGTTAAAAAAACCTGTCATTGTGTGCGGGGATTTGAATGTGGCTCACAATGAAATTGATTTAGAAAACCCTAAAACAAACCGAAAAAATGCGGGATTTAGCGATGAAGAGAGAGGGAAATTCAGCGAGCTTTTGAACGCCGGTTTTATTGACACTTTCCGTTATTTTTACCCTAACAAAGAAAAGGCTTACACCTGGTGGAGTTACATGCAACAAGCGAGGGATAAAGACATTGGTTGGCGCATTGATTATTTTCTATGCTCTAATCCTTTAAAAACGCGCTTAAAAGACGCTTTAATCTATAAAGATATTTTAGGGAGCGATCATTGCCCGGTGGGGTTGGAATTAGTTTAA